In a genomic window of Cynocephalus volans isolate mCynVol1 chromosome 1, mCynVol1.pri, whole genome shotgun sequence:
- the HNRNPA3 gene encoding heterogeneous nuclear ribonucleoprotein A3 isoform X1 — protein sequence MEVKPPPGRPQPDSGRRRRRRGEEGHDPKEPEQLRKLFIGGLSFETTDDSLREHFEKWGTLTDCVVMRDPQTKRSRGFGFVTYSCVEEVDAAMCARPHKVDGRVVEPKRAVSREDSVKPGAHLTVKKIFVGGIKEDTEEYNLRDYFEKYGKIETIEVMEDRQSGKKRGFAFVTFDDHDTVDKIVVQKYHTINGHNCEVKKALSKQEMQSAGSQRGRGGGAGNFMGRGGNFGGGGGNFGRGGNFGGRGGYGGGGGGSRGSYGGGDGGYNGFGGEGGNYGGGPGYSSRGGYGGGGPGYGNQGGGYGGGGGGYDGYNEGGNFGGGNYGGGGNYNDFGNYSGQQQSNYGPMKGGSFGGRSSGSPYGGGYGSGGGSGGYGSRRF from the exons ATGGAGGTAAAACCGCCGCCTGGTCGCCCCCAGCCCGActccggccgccgccgccgccgccggggggAGGAG GGCCATGATCCAAAGGAACCAGAGCAGTTGAGAAAACTGTTTATTGGTGGACTGAGCTTTGAAACTACAGATGATAGTTTAAgagaacattttgagaaatgggGCACACTCACAGACTGTGTG gTAATGAGAGACCCTCAGACAAAGCGTTCCAGGGGCTTTGGTTTTGTGACTTATTCTTGTGTTGAAGAGGTGGATGCAGCAATGTGTGCTCGACCTCACAAGGTTGATGGGCGTGTAGTGGAACCAAAGAGAGCTGTTTCTAGAgag GATTCGGTAAAGCCTGGTGCCCATCTAACAGTGAAGAAAATTTTTGTTGGTGGTATTAAAGAAGATACAGAAGAATATAATTTGAGAGACTACTTTGAAAAATATGGCAAGATTGAAACCATAGAAGTTATGGAAGACAGGCAGAGTGGAAAAAAGAGGGGATTTGCTTTTGTAACTTTTGATGATCATGATACAGTTGATAAAATTGTTG ttcaGAAATACCACACTATTAATGGGCATAATTGTGAAGTGAAAAAAGCTCTTTCTAAACAAGAGATGCAGTCTGCTGGATCACAAAGAG GTCgtggaggtggagctggcaaCTTTATGGGTCGTGGAGGAAAttttggaggtggtggaggtaATTTTGGCCGTGGTGGAAACTTTGGTGGAAGAG GAGGctatggtggtggaggtggtggcagCCGAGGTAGTTATGGAGGAGGTGATGGTGGATATAATGGATTTGGAGGTGAGG gtgGCAACTATGGAGGTGGTCCTGGTTATAGTAGTAGAGGGGGCTATGGTGGTGGTGGACCAGGATATGGAAACCAAGGTGGTGGATATGGTGGCGGTGGTGGAGGATATGACGGTTacaatgaaggaggaaattttggCGGTG GTAACTATGGTGGTGGTGGGAACTATAATGATTTTGGAAATTATAGTGGACAACAGCAATCAAATTATGGACCCATGAAAGGGGGTAGTTTTGGTGGAAGAAGCTCGGGCAGTCCCTATGGTG GTGGTTATGGATCTGGTGGTGGAAGTGGTGGATATGGTAGCAGAAGGTTCTAA
- the NFE2L2 gene encoding nuclear factor erythroid 2-related factor 2 isoform X1 yields the protein MMDLELPPPGLPSQQDMDLIDILWRQDIDLGVSREVFDFSQRRKEYELEKQKKLEKERQEQLQKEQEKAFFAQLQLDEETGEFLPIQPAQHIQSETSGSANYSQVAHIPKPDALYFDDCMQLLAETFPFVDDNEVSSAPFQSLVPDIPSHIESPVFSSPNQAQSPETSVQVLAADLDNMPQDIEQVWEELLSIPELQCLNIENDKLVETAMVPSPEAKLTEIDNNYHFYSSIPSLEKEVGNCSPHFLNAFEDSFSSILSAEDPSQLTVNSLNSDATVNTDFGDEFYSAFIAEPSISNSMPSSATLSQSLSELLNGPIDVSDLSLCKAFNQNHPESIAEFNDSDSGISLNTSPSMASPEHSVESSIYGDTPLGFSDSEMEELDSAPGSVKQNGTKTQPTHSSKDTVQPLSPSRGHSAPVPDAQCESTPKKELPVSPGHRKTPFTKDKHSSRLEAHLTRDELRAKALHIPFPVEKIINLPVDDFNEMMSKEQFNEAQLALIRDIRRRGKNKVAAQNCRKRKLENIVELEQDLDHLKDEKEKLLKEKGENDKSLHLLKKQLSTLYLEVFSMLRDEDGKPYSPSEYSLQQTRDGNVFLVPKSKKPDVKKN from the exons GACATGGATTTGATTGACATACTTTGGAGGCAAGATATAGATCTTGGGGTAAGTCGAGAAGTATTTGACTTCAGTCAGCGGCGGAAGGAGTATGagctggaaaaacagaaaaaacttgAAAAGGAAAGACAAGAACAACTccaaaaggagcaagagaaagcCTTTTTTGCTCAGTTACAACTAGATGAAGAGACAGGTGAATTCCTCCCAATTCAGCCAGCCCAACACATCCAGTCAGAAACCAGTGGATCAGCCAACTACTCCCAG GTTGCCCACATTCCCAAACCAGATGCTTTGTACTTTGATGACTGCATGCAGCTTTTGGCAGAGACATTCCCATTTGTAGATGACAATGAG GTTTCTTCGGCTCCATTTCAGTCACTTGTTCCTGATATTCCCAGCCACATTGAGAGCCCAGTCTTCAGTTCTCCCAATCAGGCTCAGTCACCTGAAACTTCTGTTCAGGTGCTTGCTGCTGATTTAGACAATATGCCGCAGGACATTGAGCAAGTTTGGGAGGAGCTATTATCCATTCCAGAATTACAG TGTCTTAATATTGAAAATGACAAGCTTGTTGAGACTGCCATGGTTCCAAGTCCAGAAGCCAAACTGACAGAAATTGACAACAATTATCATTTCTACTCATCGATCCCCTCACTGGAAAAAGAAGTAGGTAACTGCAGTCCACATTTTCTTAATGCTTTTGAGGATTCCTTCAGCAGCATTCTCTCCGCAGAAGACCCCAGCCAGTTAACAGTGAACTCATTAAATTCAGATGCCACAGTAAACACAGATTTTGGTGATGAATTTTATTCTGCTTTCATAGCAGAGCCCAGTATCAGCAACAGCATGCCCTCCTCTGCTACTTTAAGCCAGTCACTCTCTGAACTTCTAAATGGGCCCATTGATGTTTCTGATCTGTCACTTTGTAAAGCTTTCAATCAGAACCACCCTGAAAGCATAGCAGAATTCAATGATTCTGACTCTGGCATTTCACTGAACACAAGTCCCAGCATGGCATCACCAGAACACTCAGTGGAATCTTCCATCTATGGAGACACACCACTTGGCTTCAGTGATTCTGAAATGGAAGAGCTAGATAGTGCCCCTGGAAGTGTCAAACAGAATGGTACTAAAACACAGCCAACACATTCTTCTAAGGATACAGTGCAACCCCTGTCACCATCTCGGGGGCACAGTGCTCCAGTGCCTGATGCCCAGTGTGAAAGCACACCAAAGAAAGAATTGCCTGTAAGTCCTGGTCATCGAAAAACCCCATTCACAAAAGACAAACATTCAAGCCGCTTGGAGGCTCATCTCACAAGAGATGAGCTTAGGGCAAAAGCTCTCCATATCCCCTTCCCTGTAGAAAAAATCATTAACCTCCCTGTTGATGACTTCAATGAAATGATGTCCAAGGAGCAGTTCAATGAGGCTCAACTTGCACTTATTCGAGATATACGTAGGAGGGGTAAGAATAAAGTGGCTGCTCAgaattgcagaaaaagaaaactggaaaatatagTAGAGCTAGAGCAAGACTTAGatcatttaaaagatgaaaaagaaaaattgcttaaagaaaaaggagaaaatgacaaAAGCCTACATCTACTGAAAAAACAACTCAGCACCTTATATCTCGAAGTCTTCAGCATGCTTCGTGATGAAGATGGAAAACCTTATTCTCCTAGTGAATACTCTCTGCAGCAAACAAGAGATGGCAATGTATTCCTTGTTCCCAAAAGTAAGAAGCCAGATGTTAAGAAAAACTAG
- the NFE2L2 gene encoding nuclear factor erythroid 2-related factor 2 isoform X2, translating into MDLIDILWRQDIDLGVSREVFDFSQRRKEYELEKQKKLEKERQEQLQKEQEKAFFAQLQLDEETGEFLPIQPAQHIQSETSGSANYSQVAHIPKPDALYFDDCMQLLAETFPFVDDNEVSSAPFQSLVPDIPSHIESPVFSSPNQAQSPETSVQVLAADLDNMPQDIEQVWEELLSIPELQCLNIENDKLVETAMVPSPEAKLTEIDNNYHFYSSIPSLEKEVGNCSPHFLNAFEDSFSSILSAEDPSQLTVNSLNSDATVNTDFGDEFYSAFIAEPSISNSMPSSATLSQSLSELLNGPIDVSDLSLCKAFNQNHPESIAEFNDSDSGISLNTSPSMASPEHSVESSIYGDTPLGFSDSEMEELDSAPGSVKQNGTKTQPTHSSKDTVQPLSPSRGHSAPVPDAQCESTPKKELPVSPGHRKTPFTKDKHSSRLEAHLTRDELRAKALHIPFPVEKIINLPVDDFNEMMSKEQFNEAQLALIRDIRRRGKNKVAAQNCRKRKLENIVELEQDLDHLKDEKEKLLKEKGENDKSLHLLKKQLSTLYLEVFSMLRDEDGKPYSPSEYSLQQTRDGNVFLVPKSKKPDVKKN; encoded by the exons ATGGATTTGATTGACATACTTTGGAGGCAAGATATAGATCTTGGGGTAAGTCGAGAAGTATTTGACTTCAGTCAGCGGCGGAAGGAGTATGagctggaaaaacagaaaaaacttgAAAAGGAAAGACAAGAACAACTccaaaaggagcaagagaaagcCTTTTTTGCTCAGTTACAACTAGATGAAGAGACAGGTGAATTCCTCCCAATTCAGCCAGCCCAACACATCCAGTCAGAAACCAGTGGATCAGCCAACTACTCCCAG GTTGCCCACATTCCCAAACCAGATGCTTTGTACTTTGATGACTGCATGCAGCTTTTGGCAGAGACATTCCCATTTGTAGATGACAATGAG GTTTCTTCGGCTCCATTTCAGTCACTTGTTCCTGATATTCCCAGCCACATTGAGAGCCCAGTCTTCAGTTCTCCCAATCAGGCTCAGTCACCTGAAACTTCTGTTCAGGTGCTTGCTGCTGATTTAGACAATATGCCGCAGGACATTGAGCAAGTTTGGGAGGAGCTATTATCCATTCCAGAATTACAG TGTCTTAATATTGAAAATGACAAGCTTGTTGAGACTGCCATGGTTCCAAGTCCAGAAGCCAAACTGACAGAAATTGACAACAATTATCATTTCTACTCATCGATCCCCTCACTGGAAAAAGAAGTAGGTAACTGCAGTCCACATTTTCTTAATGCTTTTGAGGATTCCTTCAGCAGCATTCTCTCCGCAGAAGACCCCAGCCAGTTAACAGTGAACTCATTAAATTCAGATGCCACAGTAAACACAGATTTTGGTGATGAATTTTATTCTGCTTTCATAGCAGAGCCCAGTATCAGCAACAGCATGCCCTCCTCTGCTACTTTAAGCCAGTCACTCTCTGAACTTCTAAATGGGCCCATTGATGTTTCTGATCTGTCACTTTGTAAAGCTTTCAATCAGAACCACCCTGAAAGCATAGCAGAATTCAATGATTCTGACTCTGGCATTTCACTGAACACAAGTCCCAGCATGGCATCACCAGAACACTCAGTGGAATCTTCCATCTATGGAGACACACCACTTGGCTTCAGTGATTCTGAAATGGAAGAGCTAGATAGTGCCCCTGGAAGTGTCAAACAGAATGGTACTAAAACACAGCCAACACATTCTTCTAAGGATACAGTGCAACCCCTGTCACCATCTCGGGGGCACAGTGCTCCAGTGCCTGATGCCCAGTGTGAAAGCACACCAAAGAAAGAATTGCCTGTAAGTCCTGGTCATCGAAAAACCCCATTCACAAAAGACAAACATTCAAGCCGCTTGGAGGCTCATCTCACAAGAGATGAGCTTAGGGCAAAAGCTCTCCATATCCCCTTCCCTGTAGAAAAAATCATTAACCTCCCTGTTGATGACTTCAATGAAATGATGTCCAAGGAGCAGTTCAATGAGGCTCAACTTGCACTTATTCGAGATATACGTAGGAGGGGTAAGAATAAAGTGGCTGCTCAgaattgcagaaaaagaaaactggaaaatatagTAGAGCTAGAGCAAGACTTAGatcatttaaaagatgaaaaagaaaaattgcttaaagaaaaaggagaaaatgacaaAAGCCTACATCTACTGAAAAAACAACTCAGCACCTTATATCTCGAAGTCTTCAGCATGCTTCGTGATGAAGATGGAAAACCTTATTCTCCTAGTGAATACTCTCTGCAGCAAACAAGAGATGGCAATGTATTCCTTGTTCCCAAAAGTAAGAAGCCAGATGTTAAGAAAAACTAG
- the HNRNPA3 gene encoding heterogeneous nuclear ribonucleoprotein A3 isoform X2: MEVKPPPGRPQPDSGRRRRRRGEEGHDPKEPEQLRKLFIGGLSFETTDDSLREHFEKWGTLTDCVVMRDPQTKRSRGFGFVTYSCVEEVDAAMCARPHKVDGRVVEPKRAVSREDSVKPGAHLTVKKIFVGGIKEDTEEYNLRDYFEKYGKIETIEVMEDRQSGKKRGFAFVTFDDHDTVDKIVVQKYHTINGHNCEVKKALSKQEMQSAGSQRGRGGGAGNFMGRGGNFGGGGGNFGRGGNFGGRGGYGGGGGGSRGSYGGGDGGYNGFGGGNYGGGPGYSSRGGYGGGGPGYGNQGGGYGGGGGGYDGYNEGGNFGGGNYGGGGNYNDFGNYSGQQQSNYGPMKGGSFGGRSSGSPYGGGYGSGGGSGGYGSRRF; encoded by the exons ATGGAGGTAAAACCGCCGCCTGGTCGCCCCCAGCCCGActccggccgccgccgccgccgccggggggAGGAG GGCCATGATCCAAAGGAACCAGAGCAGTTGAGAAAACTGTTTATTGGTGGACTGAGCTTTGAAACTACAGATGATAGTTTAAgagaacattttgagaaatgggGCACACTCACAGACTGTGTG gTAATGAGAGACCCTCAGACAAAGCGTTCCAGGGGCTTTGGTTTTGTGACTTATTCTTGTGTTGAAGAGGTGGATGCAGCAATGTGTGCTCGACCTCACAAGGTTGATGGGCGTGTAGTGGAACCAAAGAGAGCTGTTTCTAGAgag GATTCGGTAAAGCCTGGTGCCCATCTAACAGTGAAGAAAATTTTTGTTGGTGGTATTAAAGAAGATACAGAAGAATATAATTTGAGAGACTACTTTGAAAAATATGGCAAGATTGAAACCATAGAAGTTATGGAAGACAGGCAGAGTGGAAAAAAGAGGGGATTTGCTTTTGTAACTTTTGATGATCATGATACAGTTGATAAAATTGTTG ttcaGAAATACCACACTATTAATGGGCATAATTGTGAAGTGAAAAAAGCTCTTTCTAAACAAGAGATGCAGTCTGCTGGATCACAAAGAG GTCgtggaggtggagctggcaaCTTTATGGGTCGTGGAGGAAAttttggaggtggtggaggtaATTTTGGCCGTGGTGGAAACTTTGGTGGAAGAG GAGGctatggtggtggaggtggtggcagCCGAGGTAGTTATGGAGGAGGTGATGGTGGATATAATGGATTTGGAG gtgGCAACTATGGAGGTGGTCCTGGTTATAGTAGTAGAGGGGGCTATGGTGGTGGTGGACCAGGATATGGAAACCAAGGTGGTGGATATGGTGGCGGTGGTGGAGGATATGACGGTTacaatgaaggaggaaattttggCGGTG GTAACTATGGTGGTGGTGGGAACTATAATGATTTTGGAAATTATAGTGGACAACAGCAATCAAATTATGGACCCATGAAAGGGGGTAGTTTTGGTGGAAGAAGCTCGGGCAGTCCCTATGGTG GTGGTTATGGATCTGGTGGTGGAAGTGGTGGATATGGTAGCAGAAGGTTCTAA